In the Carassius auratus strain Wakin unplaced genomic scaffold, ASM336829v1 scaf_tig00217212, whole genome shotgun sequence genome, GTTGCATACAAGAAATCAGCAAATATGTATGTGATTGGCTATTGCTGACAGTCATGGTAttcaaaatactataataaaaaatattttgaatattgcataaaatattagatttataACATGCATTGCGATGTCAAAAATCCATATTAACTAGATGATTTCTTCTTGTAAGCTCTCCTTTCTGAGCAGTACTAGTAAAAGCCTATCCAATCATAAAAACTCATGTGCAAAAGAGGTTGGGCTAAGCtaattattaaaaacagaaatcaTATTCATTGCTTTAACAAATCCACTGCCATCTGATCTTCTGAAATCATTGAAGGAGCAACTTAACCAGCAGAATCATTAAAGGCACTACAATGAGTAAGTTGTTTTTTATCAATCCACCATTTGTGACTATACTGTGGAATTACAAATTTAAGAATTGGGTTAAGATATGCTGATCCTATGTTCTGACATAGCATCACATGAAATACTAAGGTGAAGTACattgtatttaacatttaagttaaatatgaTGACAGACAAATGATTCTCTCAACCAAAGTGTGTAGCAAGAGGTTCCTGCTCTCTAGTTGTAAATCTAATGAGACCATAACCTTTTGTTTGTAATGGCTCTTGGTGCCATGCTAgcgtgttgttagcatgttttctAGCATTACTaccatgcaactagcatgttgctagcatgattttaccatgattaacatgttgctagcatttttctatcatgattaacatgtgattagcatgttgctagcatgactttagcatgtttctagtatgattcgcatgttgttaacatgtttctagcatgattaacatgcgattaacatgtttctagcatgattttagcatgattagcatgttgttagcattgttTCTAACATGaatagcatgcgactagcatgttgctttCATGagtttagtatgattagcatgctgctaacatgtttctagcatgattagcatccaactagcatgttgctagcatgtttctagcattattagcatgttgctagcatgtttctagcatgacaagcatgtgactagcatgttgctagcatgattttagcatgattaacatgttgttaggatagatagatagatagatagatagatagatagatagatagatagatagatagatagatagaaacagtcagatagatagatagatagatagatagatagaaacagtcagatagatagatagatagatagaaatagtcatatagatagatatatagatagatagatagatagatagatagatagatagatagatagatagatagatagatagatagatagcattatgctaatcatgctagcaacatgctagttgcatgctaatcatgctagaaacatgctagagacatgctagtaactttctaattatgctagcgacatggctagtcacttgctaattatgctagcgacatgctagcaactttgctaatcatgttaataacatggtagtcacttgcttgtatTGCTAACAATAGGTTAATCactgtcttttttaaacttcttaaacttttaaatctttttaaacttgttaaacttttcacattttcaaactttctaaacttttcaaactttctggtcaggctttctcaagccaacttaaagtttgtcttgacaaacttttttatctagttctaattaatattcatttaaattagcAAATGTTTAATAACAAATACTTCTTAAAATGTCAACAGGtcaggacatatgcatagttttgGTCGGCAAAACGGGAGTTGGAAAGAGTGCTTCAGGAAATACCATTCTTGGAGAAAGGATATTTGTGTCAGAAGCAAGAGCTGCATTAGTCACTAAACAGAGTTCATTTGAATCTCGGATGATAAACAGAAAGCAGATTTGTGTTGTGGACACTCCTGGTCTATATGACACAAGTCTGTCCAGTGAAGAAGTCTTGAATGAGATTGCGAATGGCATCAGACTTGCAGCTCCAGGTCCGCATGTCTTTCTTCTTGTAATTGCCATTGGGCGCTTCACTAAAGAAGACAGAAACATCGTTGGATTGATTCACACAACCTTTGGCCGAGAAGTGCTCAGACACATGATGGTTTTGTTCACCAGGGCAGATGATCTTGAAGACAGGACAGTTGAAGATTACATCAAGGAAGCACCAGAGCTAAGATTAGTGATAGATTCATGCAAAGGGAAATACCATATATTCAACAATAGAGATACGTCTGACCGTACCCAAGTTGATGAGCTCATGAGGAAGATTGAAGCCATGATAAAGCAGAATCATAACAGCTACTACAGCCACCACATGTTTACAAAGTCAGATGAACTCAACAGAGCTAGGAGATCCAAAAAGGAAAAGGATGCTGACCTGAAGTCAGAAGTCAAAAGTCAGAAGTCAGAAAAAGCTTTAGCGCAGAAGAAACggacaaaaagaaataaaatagcaGCATTT is a window encoding:
- the LOC113100264 gene encoding GTPase IMAP family member 7-like, which produces MSQDICIVLVGKTGVGKSASGNTILGERIFVSEARAALVTKQSSFESRMINRKQICVVDTPGLYDTSLSSEEVLNEIANGIRLAAPGPHVFLLVIAIGRFTKEDRNIVGLIHTTFGREVLRHMMVLFTRADDLEDRTVEDYIKEAPELRLVIDSCKGKYHIFNNRDTSDRTQVDELMRKIEAMIKQNHNSYYSHHMFTKSDELNRARRSKKEKDADLKSEVKSQKSEKALAQKKRTKRNKIAAFREGMNKSSCSIL